A genomic window from Haliaeetus albicilla chromosome 10, bHalAlb1.1, whole genome shotgun sequence includes:
- the LCAT gene encoding phosphatidylcholine-sterol acyltransferase translates to MIPAELAMGTSGARVALLTLSLFLQPTSQFWLFNVLFPPTTTPEAPPTNSTPPVVLVPGCLGNQLEAKLDKPDVVNWMCYRKTEDYFTIWLNLNTFLPVGVDCWIDNTRVVYNRTSRKMSNAPGVHIRVPGFGKTYSVEYLDQSKLAGYLHTLVQNLVNNGYVRDQTVRAAPYDWRVGPQEQPEYFQNLKALIEEMHDEYQRGVFLIAHSMGNLNVLYFLLQQTQAWKDQYIGGFISLGAPWGGSVKPLRVLASGDNQGIPLMSNIKLREEQRMTTTSPWMFPTSLAWPETHVFISTPSYNYTYRDYQRFFTDVNLEDGWYMWEDMKDLLKGLPPPGVDTYCLYGTGYPTVETYIYDEHFPYEDPVDMIYGDGDDTVNTRSLELCKRWRDQQKQKVHVQELRGVDHLNMVFSNLTLSSINEILLGSPQEQGEPGQERPSSEAGKGGKILPGHTVLKEPKKN, encoded by the exons ATGATCCCAGCCGAGCTTGCCATGGGGACCAGCGGCGCCAGGGTTGCATTGCTGACGCTGTCGCTGTTCCTACAGCCCACGTCTCAGTTCTGGCTCTTCAACGTCCTCTTtccacccaccaccaccccagaAGCTCCCCCGACCAACAGCACGCCGCCCGTGGTACTCG TGCCTGGGTGTCTTGGGAATCAGCTGGAAGCGAAGCTAGACAAGCCAGATGTGGTCAACTGGATGTGCTACCGCAAAACGGAGGACTATTTCACCATCTGGCTCAACCTCAATACCTTCCTGCCAGTGGGAGTTGACTGCTGGATCGATAACACCAG GGTGGTGTACAACCGAACCTCTCGGAAAATGTCCAATGCTCCGGGAGTGCACATCCGTGTGCCTGGCTTCGGCAAGACCTACTCCGTGGAATACCTGGATCAGAGCAAGCTGGCAG GTTACCTGCACACCCTGGTGCAGAACCTGGTGAATAACGGCTACGTGAGGGACCAGACAGTTCGGGCAGCCCCCTACGACTGGAGGGTCGGGCCCC AGGAACAGCCCGAATACTTCCAGAACCTGAAGGCCCTGATTGAGGAGATGCACGATGAGTACCAACGAGGCGTCTTCCTCATCGCGCACAGCATGGGCAACCTGAACGTCCTCTACTTCCTGCTACAGCAGACGCAAGCCTGGAAAGATCAGTACATTGGGGGTTTCATCTCCCTGGGTGCCCCCTGGGGAGGGTCCGTCAAGCCCCTGCGTGTCCTGGCATCCG GTGACAATCAGGGCATCCCACTCATGTCCAACATCAAGCTGCGTGAAGAGCAGCGCATGACCACCACCAGCCCCTGGATGTTCCCAACGAGCCTGGCCTGGCCCGAGACCCACGTTTTCATCTCCACACCCTCTTACAATTACACCTACCGGGACTACCAACGCTTCTTCACCGATGTCAACTTGGAGGATGGCTGGTACATGTGGGAGGACATGAAGGATTTGCTGAAGGGCTTACCCCCTCCTGGGGTGGACACGTATTGCCTCTATGGCACAGGCTACCCCACTGTGGAGACTTACATATATGACGAGCATTTCCCTTACGAGGACCCTGTGGACATGATTTATGGTGACGGGGATGACACCGTCAACACACGCAGTTTGGAGTTGTGCAAGCGATGGCGTGACCAGCAAAAGCAGAAGGTGCACGTCCAGGAGCTGCGAGGCGTCGACCACCTTAACATGGTCTTCAGTAACCTGACGCTCAGTTCCATCAATGAAATCCTGCTGGGGAGCCCACAGGAACAGGGGGAGCCGGGGCAGGAGAGACCCAGCTcagaggcagggaagggggggaagatCCTACCTGGGCACACAGTCCTTAAGGAGCCcaaaaagaactga